A region of Hoplias malabaricus isolate fHopMal1 chromosome 12, fHopMal1.hap1, whole genome shotgun sequence DNA encodes the following proteins:
- the LOC136710954 gene encoding sterile alpha motif domain-containing protein 3-like isoform X1: MRTKFAIPGSGRKRTSEVVQLQFKAGRRLAVNGAVATEVCMEERNITEIVKTMAEEVKKVRPDMLFLQEQMTKTRGYRRTYISSHSTREILMEFPCLKLPEILLLEMKDLQHIDIDKQVTTVLSKMAPMILLRASRTAVIKRCLETIEDCQEGPVKKGLQLEAAILCLPSLFSEDSSLLFTAEESDTLDIVTPQIILSGCKEGVPLQYSLVKVTMDKEIMVDDCTDVSLALGVLFSTYFVFGVEYPKGLKKTLTFLEAFVFKMKEERFLPITLKRVFNSLCE, translated from the exons ATGAGAACAAAGTTTGCAATTCCAGGTTCTGGCAGAAAGCGTACATCTGAGGTTGTCCAATTACAATTTAAAGCAGGGAGAAGACTTGCT GTTAATGGTGCTGTTGCAACTGAAGTGTGTATGGAGGAGAGAAACATAACCGAAATTGTCAAGACAATGGCTGAGGAGGTAAAGAAGGTCCGACCAGATATGCTGTTTCTACAAGAGCAGATGACAAAGACAAGAGGATACAGAAGAACATATATCTCCTCCCATTCTACAAGAGAGATTTTAATGGAATTCCCTTGCCTTAAGTTGCCTGAAATT CTGCTTTTGGAAATGAAAGATCTCCAACACATTGACATAGACAAGCAagtcactacagtgctgagcaaAATGGCCCCCATGATTTTACTGCGAGCATCTCGCACTGCAGTGATTAAGAGATGTCTGGAGACCATTGAGGACTGCCAAGAAGGTCCTGTAAAAAAAG GTCTGCAGTTAGAGGCAGCCATCCTGTGCCTTCCGTCTCTGTTCAGTGAGGATTCCTCACTTCTCTTCACAGCTGAGGAA TCAGACACATTAGATATCGTCACACCACAGATTATTTTAAGTGGCTGTAAGGAGGGAGTTCCCTTGCAGTACAGTTTGGTGAAAGTCACCATGGACAAGGAGATCATGGTGGACGACTGCACAGATGTCTCGCTTGCCCTTGGTGTACTCTTCAGCACTTACTTTGTGTTTGGGGTGGAGTACCCTAAAGGACTTAAAAAAACTCTTACATTCCTTGAagcatttgtatttaaaatgaagGAGGAAAGATTCCTTCCAATTACGCTGAAGCGAGTATTCAATTCTCTCTGTGAGTAg
- the LOC136710954 gene encoding sterile alpha motif domain-containing protein 3-like isoform X2: protein MRTKFAIPGSGRKRTSEVVQLQFKAGRRLAVNGAVATEVCMEERNITEIVKTMAEEVKKVRPDMLFLQEQMTKTRGYRRTYISSHSTREILMEFPCLKLPEILLLEMKDLQHIDIDKQVTTVLSKMAPMILLRASRTAVIKRCLETIEDCQEGPVKKGLQLEAAILCLPSLFSEDSSLLFTAEEVIFCFCLVRHIRYRHTTDYFKWL from the exons ATGAGAACAAAGTTTGCAATTCCAGGTTCTGGCAGAAAGCGTACATCTGAGGTTGTCCAATTACAATTTAAAGCAGGGAGAAGACTTGCT GTTAATGGTGCTGTTGCAACTGAAGTGTGTATGGAGGAGAGAAACATAACCGAAATTGTCAAGACAATGGCTGAGGAGGTAAAGAAGGTCCGACCAGATATGCTGTTTCTACAAGAGCAGATGACAAAGACAAGAGGATACAGAAGAACATATATCTCCTCCCATTCTACAAGAGAGATTTTAATGGAATTCCCTTGCCTTAAGTTGCCTGAAATT CTGCTTTTGGAAATGAAAGATCTCCAACACATTGACATAGACAAGCAagtcactacagtgctgagcaaAATGGCCCCCATGATTTTACTGCGAGCATCTCGCACTGCAGTGATTAAGAGATGTCTGGAGACCATTGAGGACTGCCAAGAAGGTCCTGTAAAAAAAG GTCTGCAGTTAGAGGCAGCCATCCTGTGCCTTCCGTCTCTGTTCAGTGAGGATTCCTCACTTCTCTTCACAGCTGAGGAA gtcattttctgtttctgtctagTCAGACACATTAGATATCGTCACACCACAGATTATTTTAAGTGGCTGTAA